tttttatgctttctatgtcctttattttatttatttaattgaattatctcaagtcttttaatttatttttatttgttaaatttatttttttaaaataacgtTTTTCCCATGCAACTTCTTTCGATGTCATTATGCAACTTTTTACAGTGAGGTTTGATTTTTCTCAATAAACTCTTTTGGTGGTGGACGATATCCATAGTGGAGTGACATTGAATTTTCAGtgatattttcttcttcttcttttattcggAGTATGATATTAGTGGCtccttttcatttaattgttgccaaatgattttttctaattcatccgCTATCATTACCTactatttaaatcaaattaatagatGTTATTAAATCCATTCAAGTTCATGATTCatgtatcaatttttttttaaaaaaaaaacactatcatTACTTGAGCATCTcttttataagttaaaaaaaattagactgcGGAGGTCACCATTCTATTTAGATACTACTAGTATATTGGCTCACGTTCCGCAGCGGGTcaatataagtttttaaaaaaatataaaaaatattaaaagtatagaGAATGTTTTAAACCATTTGGATCTGACAGCTATAACAGACCCAAGCAACTTGGGTCTGACGAATATGCCAGACTCAAGAGACATGGGTCTGGCGGCCCAAGTTACTTGGGTTGGCGCCCCTTCCCTGGGTCTAGTGTTCCCTTCCAGACCGAAGTTACTTGGGTGTGGCATCCCTGCCAGATCCTGGTTCTTGGGGCGTGGCCGTGCCAAACCCAAGtatgactttatttttatttttttaatagtaataatattttttttcaaatttattaataattatataaattatattaacaataatgaaaagaataacaacaagaacaataatttttaattttacccttcaaatcagatctatgatttttttttaacagtaataatatttttttcaaatttaataataataataataataataataaacatgtctgacccaagttcttatagtttttacccttcaaatcaaatatgtggtttttttcaataatggtaatttttttttcaaatttaataagaataaaaataataataataataatatgaccAACGTTTCTTAGGAATGACATCTTTTTCCAAACCCAAGTAATTTGGATCTAACACCCTTGTCAGGCCCTAGCTAATAGGGTTCGGCCGTGCCACACCCAGGTTCCTCGGGTCTGGCCGAGCGAGACCCGAGAGCTTTGGGTCTGTCAGTCCTTGTCTGATCCAAGGTGCTTGGAACAAATAAACATAGGACAATTATGCATTTTAATtgtcagaagaaaaaaagaagaaaaaacacaaacaacaaaagaaatatctcgtaaaaatatataaaaaaattaaaaataaaactattattataatccataataaaatatCTCTTAATTTACAATAATTTCACCTCATCATTTAGCTTTTGTTATAATTAGGATATCCACTTTCTAAAGAATACATGTAGCATTGTTCCGAAAAATGGAGACTAAAATAGACAGCATtccaaaaatcaaacaaatttccAAATTGGAAACTAGAATTACATGCAACAACCCTTCTTTTCAGAATTCTGCGCTTGTGAAGGAACCAAAATCCTAGTTCCCTTGAAGACACCTGGATTTCCATCCGACTTATCATTGCCAGCAAGAGTTTTCTTGCTGATTATCCTATATATTTCTGTCAGCACTGTCCAAAAGGCAGTTTCAACATTGGTGGCCTCCAGTGCTGATGTCTCCATAAAGAAGAGATTCTCTCTCTGAGCAAACTCCTCTGCATCTTCTGTTGGAACTGCTCGAAGACTTCCCAGGTCACACTTGTTGCCAATGAGCATGATGATAATGCTCTTATCAGCATGACCCCTCAGTTCCTCCAGCCATCTGGCCAAGTGATCGAATGACTGACGCTTGGTCATGTCGTAAATTAACATCGCACCAACTGCTCCCCTGTAGTATGCACTCGTCACTGCCCTGTACCTGACAGAAGAGAAGAAACAGTTCACACACAAATTCAGATTTAAGCGTACATCGTCTTAACTTTCAACAAACATAATGGAAGAGCTCTCAGTTAGCAAACTGCCAGTGTTAGGCCTTAATCAGGGTTAAGGTCGAGGTCAATAGAGACATTGATAACCAATCAGAAGCAAACAAACAGTTAAAGCAGGCAGTCAAGCTTTTCACTTTTAGTATTAGTGGGCACAACAAACTATGCTCAGATAACGGGATTCCGGATTGCTTCAAATTAAATGAGAGAAAGTTCCTCGATATGTAATAAACAAGGCCATAGGTCTTGCAGAACTGCTGATTTCTTACTGTTTAACAAGTGGGTTCGGTGTCAATACcatacaaataaaaagatcagACTTTGTTTCAAGATTAGGAACTTTTAAAGCATCAATTGTTTCCTGAAAGTTGGGTGAAAGAGCTTCAAGTGAAAAGGACAGAAACAAAAGAACTAAGATGTTTATCAAGGCTGTGTTGGTCAAGATATTTGGAGAGTCGCATAGAATGCCCTGTGTGTATGATTAGATTCTCTTAAACAAGGCACAATGCAGAAGGAATAACAAAAACAGGTCCTGAGAAATAATGACAGAGATGTAGAAAACTTCAGACAGTTGAACTTATACATCCACAGAAGTCATGCCAATGGGAGTTTCATATTGCCATAATAGCAAGTGTTCAAGAAATCTAAAATGTaagatctatatttttttcccatgcGAAAGCCAGATCATAAATTTTCAAGCTTAACAACTTGTACAGTAAGAATTGTTGTTGAGGGGGCGAGCCGCATGCTCCTCCATGACACTTCATTTATCTGCATCTTGAATCTGTAGCCTAATGGCTACTGAGTTTGGATTACTATAAGAGGAAAAAAACGGAAGTATGGTACTGCATTTGATGCCAAACCAACCTTCAAGCAGGTGCAAACTAAATAGAAGCAGGACACAGCAAGGAGAAAGGTggcatacaaaaaagaaaaagggtttaAAACAGAAAAGGGAATGGTGAAATGGTCATCCTCTAACAAGCTTCCCTCATTAAGCAGCATCACCCACATACGTTCCTGTGTTTACATATGAAGtcgaaaggaaaaggaatttgCTTCGAGTTTTGATAGTGAAAACAGTAGAAGGAACCGATCCCCAAAAGAATGAATGTCAAAATTTGAGAACGAGAAAAGGTGATTCTTGTTCATATAAAGCAACCATTTGAATCTTAATGAATATTTGTCTCGGTTCTTTGTCTACCAAACCTTATGCATACTCTTCATTTTCAGACTATCAGAAACAGGAATTCATGAAATCCCTcgtattttatttcttcaattgtAAGCTCATTCACTCGATCCACCATAGCATTATCTATGTTAGACTGGAACATATTGAAGCACATATTTTCCAATCTGATttttaatcttcaa
The Populus nigra chromosome 3, ddPopNigr1.1, whole genome shotgun sequence genome window above contains:
- the LOC133688035 gene encoding ras-related protein RABA4d-like, translating into MSNYIDYNQKIDYVFKIVLIGDSAVGKSQFLARFARNEFNADSKATIGVEFQTKTLAMDNKTVKAQIWDTAGQERYRAVTSAYYRGAVGAMLIYDMTKRQSFDHLARWLEELRGHADKSIIIMLIGNKCDLGSLRAVPTEDAEEFAQRENLFFMETSALEATNVETAFWTVLTEIYRIISKKTLAGNDKSDGNPGVFKGTRILVPSQAQNSEKKGCCM